The following proteins come from a genomic window of Branchiostoma floridae strain S238N-H82 unplaced genomic scaffold, Bfl_VNyyK Sc7u5tJ_1578, whole genome shotgun sequence:
- the LOC118408371 gene encoding galactose-3-O-sulfotransferase 2-like, with amino-acid sequence MANVFKVSEEDGRNADLRENEELRGEKYGINKDVSRFHSTCRPKSNIVFLKSHKTASSTVQNILMRYGLANNLTFALPKRENFLNWPKFFHKSSVLQEHLHGNQEHLHGNQERLLGNREHLHGNQERLHGNKEHLHGNQERLHGNQEHLHGNQDRRHGNHTAYNILCHHTRFHYDNIRDLMPDDSVYVTIVRNPVDMFESIFTYRRLDKKYHISQPNSLKVFLDSPSDFVKKYGRTEHSQNPLLYDLGYDSDQLTSSQTIQSAIDRIGQIFSVVMVADYFEESLILLKHVLCWSLDDVTFFKVNVRSDKSVRHVTADMAGKIRQWNKADAMLFEHFNRTLWAKLSKLPFNWRQEVQLLKERNQRLKDACLKSDDASNTEIREQKFRVWEPEGVSVRGFLLRDSARENRTCVNMAKPPKPFTYELQDRERLRLGTGQLHDRERAGQLQYRERERLRLGTAAGQGKGGT; translated from the exons atggcCAACGTA TTCAAAGTTTCCGAAGAAGATGGCAGGAACGCAGACTTGCGGGAGAATGAGGAACTGCGTGGAGAAAAATACGGCATCAAcaaggacgtcagtagattccACAGCACTTGTAGGCCAAAATCTAACATAGTTTTTCTAAAGAGCCACAAAACGGCGAGTTCCACCGTACAGAACATCCTGATGAGATACGGACTGGCCAACAACCTCACCTTCGCCCTACCGAAAAGGGAGAACTTCCTCAACTGGCCAAAATTCTTCCACAAGTCGTCTGTTCTACAGGAACATCTCCATGGTAACCAGGAAcatctccatggcaaccaggAGCGTCTCCTTGGTAACCGGGAACATCTCCATGGTAACCAGGAGCGTCTCCATGGTAACAAGGAAcatctccatggcaaccaggagcgtctccatggtaaccaggaacatctccatggtaaccaggatcgtcgccatggtaaccatACAGCCTACAACATCCTCTGCCATCACACGCGGTTTCACTACGACAACATCCGGGACCTCATGCCAGACGACTCCGTGTACGTGACCATTGTTAGGAACCCGGTGGACATGTTTGAGTCGATTTTTACCTACAGAAGACTTGACAAGAAGTACCACATTTCTCAACCAAACTCCTTAAAGGTGTTCCTCGACAGCCCCTCAGACTTCGTGAAGAAATATGGTCGGACAGAACATTCCCAGAATCCTTTGCTCTACGATCTGGGTTACGACAGCGATCAGCTGACGTCATCACAGACGATACAATCAGCTATTGATCGGATCGGTCAGATATTTTCCGTTGTCATGGTAGCAGACTATTTTGAAGAGTCATTGATATTGTTGAAGCATGTTTTATGCTGGTCGTTAGATGACGTCACCTTTTTCAAGGTTAACGTCAGAAGCGACAAGTCCGTGCGTCACGTGACCGCAGACATGGCGGGAAAAATCCGCCAATGGAACAAGGCGGACGCCATGTTGTTCGAACACTTCAACAGAACTTTGTGGGCGAAACTTTCCAAACTGCCCTTCAACTGGAGGCAGGAAGTCCAGCTCCTCAAGGAGAGAAACCAGCGTCTTAAAGACGCGTGTCTGAAGTCTGACGACGCCTCCAACACGGAAATAAGAGAGCAGAAGTTCCGAGTCTGGGAGCCGGAGGGAGTTTCTGTGCGCGGGTTCCTCCTGAGAGACTCTGCCCGGGAGAACAGGACTTGTGTCAACATGGCGAAACCGCCCAAACCGTTTACTTACGAGCTGCAGGACAGGGAGAGGCTTAGGCTCGGGACGGGACAGCTGCATGACAGGGAAAGGGCGGGACAGCTGCAGTACAGGGAAAGGGAAAGACTTAGACTCGGGACAGCTGCAGGACAGGGAAAGGGCGGGACTTAG